A window of the Sulfurospirillum tamanense genome harbors these coding sequences:
- a CDS encoding efflux RND transporter permease subunit — translation MVEHIIEGSLRNKAMVLLTLLLGVMLSVWAMKHTALDALPDLTPPQVIVSVEFPGQSPKVIEDQVVYELTSALLSVPKSSTVRAFTSFGNALVYVIFDDATDLYWARDRVSEVIASVAKTVPQEASIRLGPDATGIGWVFEYALTSNTKSLQELRTLQDYVYRYALLGVEGVSEVASVGGFVKTYEITLRQDDLVRYDLGISQVKNAIAQNNRDVGGGVLLENGFEHMVQAKGYAKSAADLLAIPLGSPKGVPLTLGDIADVTLVPSYRSGLAELNGEGEVVGGIVVVRYKENAYKVIQAVKERLESLHVNDVEVITTYDRSDLILNAITNLQNVLLEESVVVFAVVMLFLLHVRSALVVLIILPLTIALTFLLMKLFGIESNIMSLGGIAIAIGAMVDACVVMIENVHKKLGGKKGISETERVATIITSSKQVGRPIFFALLIIVVSFLPIFSLGGQEGALFKPLAYTKTFAMLIGAILAITFVPVLMVFFIKGTLHREEKNPLNRFFIAAYGVLLKFSMRFWYLSIAVFVGLLIFGYHTYTKQRWEFMPPLHEQALMYMPVTSSGISIETAKAYAKQSNAIIKSFPEVESTFAKVGRAATATDPAPLSMIETIIQFKPQSQWREGVTYASLQEEMNAKLQLPGLVNSWTFPIRGRIDMLITGMRTPLGIKLYGDNDEALEKSAQAIATALGTHQDTRSVFADKSNSGYYLDISLNPEPLAQYGMDKEAVLEVIAAAVGGAKISTFFEGIERYPITLRLELEHRSDLEALKALAIKTPYGFQPLETFATLAHTLSPGMMKTEMGKKVTYVYITLNEGTSSKTYKEEASALLANVPLPTGFYTEWAGESEYLEGAMERLKFIIPLALLLTFVLIFLGLRSLGQAVLVFLTLPFAVVGGFIYMDYLNFNLSIATIAGFLALIGIAVETAIVMIIYLNEAVATLKVRTKETLRQAVFEGAVLRVRPKLMTVLSTLLGLLPIMWAQGAGSEVMQRIAAPMIGGLVSSAILTLFIIPVVYYKLQKEDQ, via the coding sequence ATGGTAGAACACATCATCGAAGGAAGCTTGCGCAATAAAGCCATGGTGTTACTCACCTTGCTTTTAGGTGTGATGCTTTCCGTGTGGGCCATGAAACACACCGCACTCGACGCGCTTCCTGATTTGACCCCACCCCAAGTGATTGTGAGCGTTGAATTCCCCGGCCAGTCCCCCAAAGTCATCGAAGACCAAGTGGTGTATGAGCTCACGAGCGCGCTCCTTTCCGTTCCCAAAAGCAGTACCGTGCGCGCCTTTACCTCCTTTGGAAACGCTTTGGTGTACGTAATCTTTGACGATGCGACGGATTTGTACTGGGCAAGAGACCGCGTGAGTGAGGTCATCGCTTCGGTGGCTAAAACCGTACCCCAAGAAGCCTCCATCCGTTTAGGCCCCGATGCGACGGGCATTGGCTGGGTGTTTGAATACGCCCTCACCTCCAACACAAAATCCTTGCAAGAGTTGCGCACCTTGCAAGATTATGTCTACCGCTACGCGTTGCTTGGCGTGGAAGGGGTGAGTGAGGTGGCAAGTGTGGGGGGTTTTGTTAAAACCTACGAAATCACCCTGCGCCAAGATGACCTTGTGCGTTACGACCTTGGCATTAGCCAAGTCAAAAACGCCATCGCCCAAAACAACCGTGACGTGGGCGGTGGCGTCCTCTTGGAAAATGGGTTTGAACACATGGTGCAAGCCAAAGGCTACGCCAAAAGTGCCGCAGATTTGCTCGCCATCCCTTTGGGTAGCCCAAAAGGCGTCCCCTTGACCCTAGGGGACATCGCAGACGTAACCCTTGTGCCTTCTTACCGTAGCGGTTTGGCGGAGCTTAACGGAGAAGGGGAAGTGGTCGGGGGTATCGTGGTGGTGCGGTATAAAGAAAACGCTTATAAGGTCATCCAAGCGGTCAAAGAACGCCTTGAAAGCTTACATGTAAACGATGTGGAAGTCATCACAACCTACGACCGAAGCGACCTTATCCTTAATGCCATCACTAATCTCCAAAACGTCCTTTTGGAGGAAAGCGTGGTGGTGTTTGCGGTGGTGATGCTCTTTTTGCTCCATGTGCGTAGCGCCCTAGTGGTGCTTATCATTTTACCGCTGACCATTGCGCTGACGTTTTTGCTCATGAAACTGTTTGGGATTGAATCCAACATCATGAGCCTTGGAGGCATCGCGATTGCCATTGGGGCGATGGTGGATGCGTGTGTGGTGATGATTGAAAACGTGCACAAAAAACTCGGCGGCAAAAAAGGCATCAGTGAGACTGAGCGCGTGGCGACCATCATCACCTCTTCCAAGCAGGTGGGGCGGCCTATCTTTTTTGCATTGCTCATCATCGTGGTGAGTTTTTTGCCCATCTTTTCCTTGGGCGGACAAGAAGGAGCGTTGTTTAAACCCCTTGCGTACACCAAAACCTTTGCCATGCTCATTGGGGCTATTTTGGCCATCACCTTTGTGCCTGTGCTCATGGTATTTTTCATCAAAGGCACTCTCCACAGGGAAGAAAAAAACCCCCTTAACCGCTTTTTCATCGCCGCTTATGGGGTGTTGTTAAAATTTTCCATGCGGTTTTGGTACCTCAGCATTGCCGTATTTGTGGGGCTACTCATCTTTGGCTACCACACTTACACCAAACAGCGTTGGGAATTTATGCCCCCACTACACGAGCAAGCCCTCATGTACATGCCCGTTACTTCGAGCGGGATTAGCATCGAAACAGCCAAGGCGTATGCCAAGCAAAGCAACGCCATCATTAAAAGCTTTCCTGAGGTGGAGAGTACCTTTGCTAAAGTGGGCCGCGCGGCGACGGCGACCGACCCCGCACCCCTTTCGATGATCGAAACCATCATCCAGTTTAAGCCTCAATCCCAGTGGCGCGAAGGGGTCACCTACGCCTCTTTACAAGAGGAGATGAACGCCAAATTGCAACTGCCGGGCCTAGTGAATTCGTGGACATTTCCCATTCGTGGACGCATCGACATGCTCATCACAGGAATGCGCACGCCTTTGGGCATCAAACTCTACGGGGACAACGACGAAGCTTTGGAAAAAAGCGCACAGGCTATCGCGACCGCCCTTGGCACCCACCAAGACACGCGCAGTGTTTTTGCCGACAAAAGCAACAGCGGGTATTACCTTGACATCTCCCTCAACCCCGAACCTTTGGCCCAGTATGGCATGGATAAAGAAGCGGTTTTAGAAGTCATCGCTGCTGCTGTGGGGGGCGCAAAAATCAGTACTTTTTTTGAAGGCATCGAACGCTACCCTATCACCTTGCGCCTTGAACTTGAACACCGAAGCGACCTTGAAGCCCTCAAAGCCCTCGCTATCAAAACCCCCTACGGGTTCCAACCCCTTGAAACCTTTGCCACCTTGGCACACACCTTAAGTCCTGGGATGATGAAAACCGAAATGGGCAAAAAAGTCACCTACGTGTACATCACCCTAAACGAAGGGACGTCGTCTAAAACCTACAAGGAAGAAGCCTCAGCGCTGTTGGCCAATGTGCCCCTTCCTACGGGATTTTACACAGAATGGGCAGGGGAGAGCGAATACCTAGAAGGGGCGATGGAACGGCTAAAGTTTATTATCCCCTTGGCGCTTTTGCTCACCTTTGTGCTTATTTTCTTGGGGCTTCGCTCCCTTGGGCAAGCGGTCTTGGTGTTTTTAACCCTGCCCTTTGCGGTGGTGGGCGGGTTTATTTACATGGATTATCTCAACTTCAACCTCTCCATCGCCACTATTGCGGGCTTTTTGGCGCTCATTGGGATTGCAGTTGAAACGGCGATTGTGATGATTATCTACCTCAACGAAGCGGTGGCAACCCTTAAGGTGCGCACCAAGGAAACCTTGCGCCAAGCGGTGTTTGAGGGGGCGGTTTTGCGGGTTCGGCCCAAACTTATGACCGTACTTTCGACCCTTTTGGGCCTTTTGCCCATCATGTGGGCGCAAGGGGCGGGCAGTGAAGTGATGCAACGCATCGCTGCGCCGATGATTGGGGGATTGGTCAGTTCGGCGATTTTAACGCTGTTTATCATCCCCGTGGTGTATTACAAACTCCAAAAAGAAGACCAATAG
- the dbpA gene encoding ATP-dependent RNA helicase DbpA: protein MPSFATLPLPDSLVSTLESLGFDAMTPIQEAALPRILEGHDLIAKAKTGSGKTAAFGVGLLARLDVKRFKPQALVLCPTRELADQVAKELRRIARFAPNLKILTLCGGTAFGPQIGSLAHGAHVVVGTPGRVLKHLQKKTLVLDEATTLVLDEADRMLDMGFLEEVEEVIAFVPRARQTLLFSATFPEDIVALSQRIQREPQSVEVEAQDNRVIERFYETSTKPEALLRALATFTPSNALVFVNTKVEANTVADFLFKRGVDALSLHGDLEQYQRNDVLVQFANNSCSVLVATEVAARGLDIKALAMVINYDLPHTLESYTHRIGRTARAGEEGLAVSLYTSREWEKIAQYEAPSRHFEREDALHVSRGFSMKPPFRTLVLEGGKKDKLRPGDILGALTGEMGLEAKEIGKIDIYDKQSYVAISQARVDEVKEKRFKVKKKIFPTWVL from the coding sequence ATGCCTTCCTTTGCTACCCTTCCTTTACCCGATTCCTTAGTTTCAACCCTAGAGAGTCTTGGGTTTGACGCCATGACCCCCATCCAAGAAGCCGCCCTTCCGCGCATCCTAGAAGGCCATGACCTCATTGCCAAGGCCAAAACAGGCAGTGGGAAAACCGCCGCTTTTGGCGTGGGCCTTTTGGCGCGCTTGGATGTAAAACGGTTCAAGCCCCAAGCATTGGTGCTGTGTCCTACCCGTGAGTTGGCCGACCAAGTGGCTAAGGAACTGCGCCGCATCGCCCGTTTTGCGCCTAATCTAAAGATTTTAACCCTGTGCGGTGGCACGGCGTTTGGGCCGCAGATTGGCTCGTTGGCCCACGGGGCGCACGTGGTGGTGGGTACGCCTGGGCGTGTGCTCAAGCACTTGCAAAAAAAGACCTTGGTGTTAGACGAAGCTACAACGTTGGTGCTAGACGAAGCAGACAGGATGCTAGACATGGGCTTTTTGGAAGAAGTAGAAGAGGTCATCGCATTTGTACCACGTGCGCGCCAGACCTTGCTTTTTTCGGCGACTTTTCCTGAGGACATTGTGGCGTTAAGCCAGCGGATTCAGCGTGAGCCTCAAAGCGTGGAAGTGGAAGCGCAAGATAACCGTGTAATAGAGCGCTTTTACGAAACCTCCACAAAGCCCGAAGCCCTCTTGCGCGCGCTTGCGACCTTTACGCCTTCCAATGCCCTTGTCTTTGTCAACACCAAAGTCGAAGCCAACACGGTGGCAGATTTTTTATTTAAACGAGGGGTGGACGCCCTTTCCTTGCATGGAGATTTGGAGCAGTACCAGCGCAACGACGTGTTGGTGCAGTTTGCGAACAACAGTTGTTCAGTCTTGGTCGCCACGGAAGTCGCCGCGCGCGGTCTTGACATCAAAGCCCTTGCCATGGTCATCAACTACGACTTGCCCCACACCCTAGAGTCTTACACCCACCGCATCGGACGCACCGCGCGCGCAGGGGAAGAGGGGTTGGCGGTGAGCCTTTACACCTCAAGAGAGTGGGAAAAAATCGCCCAGTACGAAGCGCCTTCTCGCCACTTTGAGCGCGAAGATGCCTTACATGTAAGCCGTGGTTTTTCCATGAAACCTCCCTTTCGTACCCTTGTGCTTGAAGGAGGTAAAAAAGACAAATTGCGCCCTGGCGACATTTTGGGTGCGCTCACGGGCGAGATGGGATTGGAGGCCAAAGAGATTGGCAAAATCGACATTTACGACAAGCAAAGTTACGTGGCCATTTCCCAAGCGCGGGTAGATGAAGTCAAAGAAAAACGCTTTAAAGTGAAGAAAAAAATCTTTCCTACGTGGGTGCTGTAG
- a CDS encoding methyl-accepting chemotaxis protein — protein MSASLLLIGANDATTQELVSLVDATLKGAVTYQAATLQNYKQYDAEAFDLIVCFVNRYDEMVKTYSKERVTAVEFVPPTDFFVAVSRIPEGEEVVIFNNSSSGANVMLKFLKQYQLTHVTYTIVPFDEWESAQVREKLSSVRYVIGTDGYVSRGKALYTTYGSGLKQDAVIIPSPPRTATPASVSSLAQIVTSINSQKILQESCAVSSTLADQTKDISHITQEAFRSIEETAKTIALVHGKLTGEVRNVQDTNALAQNLMNAVEEIGSITSSIKHIASDTNLLALNAAIEAARAGEHGRGFAVVASEVRKLSDQSNRLTDNIHIAIRQVQQVVNSIVPALQKTVDEIVTTQEEIEKISIAAKGESEAMKDITQKLDVIADISLSLSTKQSSSKERV, from the coding sequence GTGAGCGCTTCCCTTCTTCTCATTGGTGCTAATGACGCAACCACCCAAGAGCTCGTCTCTCTCGTGGATGCAACACTTAAAGGCGCCGTGACTTACCAAGCGGCAACTTTGCAAAATTACAAACAGTACGATGCTGAGGCGTTTGATTTGATTGTGTGTTTTGTAAACCGTTACGATGAAATGGTCAAAACCTATAGCAAAGAGCGGGTAACGGCTGTTGAATTTGTGCCGCCTACGGATTTTTTCGTGGCAGTGAGTCGCATCCCCGAAGGCGAAGAAGTGGTGATTTTTAACAACAGTTCTTCGGGCGCCAATGTCATGCTCAAATTTTTAAAACAGTACCAACTCACCCACGTGACTTACACTATCGTTCCTTTCGATGAGTGGGAAAGTGCTCAAGTGCGCGAAAAACTCTCTAGTGTGCGGTACGTGATCGGGACCGACGGATATGTGTCGCGCGGGAAGGCGTTGTACACTACTTATGGCAGTGGGCTCAAGCAAGATGCAGTCATCATTCCCAGTCCGCCACGCACTGCAACCCCTGCGAGTGTGAGTTCGTTGGCGCAAATTGTCACGAGTATCAATTCCCAAAAAATCCTGCAAGAATCCTGCGCGGTTTCGAGCACTTTGGCTGATCAGACCAAAGATATTTCCCACATCACCCAAGAAGCGTTTCGTTCCATTGAAGAGACGGCCAAAACCATTGCTTTGGTCCATGGCAAGCTTACGGGTGAAGTGCGAAATGTACAAGACACCAACGCGCTTGCGCAAAATCTCATGAACGCCGTGGAAGAGATAGGCTCCATCACCAGTTCCATTAAACACATTGCCAGTGACACCAACCTTTTGGCGCTCAACGCGGCCATCGAAGCCGCGCGCGCAGGAGAACACGGACGCGGGTTTGCGGTCGTGGCAAGCGAAGTGCGCAAGCTTTCCGACCAGAGCAACCGTTTGACGGATAATATTCATATCGCCATCAGGCAAGTGCAGCAAGTCGTCAACAGCATTGTGCCTGCCCTGCAAAAAACGGTCGATGAAATCGTCACGACCCAAGAAGAGATTGAGAAAATCAGCATTGCAGCTAAGGGTGAAAGTGAGGCCATGAAAGACATCACGCAAAAGTTGGATGTGATTGCTGATATTAGCCTCTCTCTTTCAACCAAACAAAGCTCTTCCAAAGAGAGAGTGTAG
- a CDS encoding Crp/Fnr family transcriptional regulator has translation MHRFSFFNRLSLENQSILLAAATKTTIPKEHLLFHQGDTCRQILFLVEGSIRVFRRHDSGQEITLYYLKPFEQCNVNINSAFGNTPAIGSAISESELEGYMIDANVLHTLYRQEQAYQDYVFSLFSIRLEEFTELVEDIRFKKLDERLMQWLQDTPEQTLTITHEKLASHIGTSREVVSRLLKTLEKEGVITLSRGKITKCPVQKSSFLKWF, from the coding sequence ATGCACCGCTTTTCTTTTTTTAATCGCCTTTCTCTTGAAAATCAATCTATTTTGCTTGCAGCAGCCACCAAGACTACCATCCCCAAAGAACACCTTCTGTTTCATCAAGGAGACACTTGCAGACAAATTTTATTTTTAGTAGAAGGTTCCATTCGTGTTTTTAGAAGACATGATTCGGGACAAGAAATCACCCTATACTACCTCAAGCCTTTTGAACAATGCAATGTCAATATCAACAGTGCCTTTGGTAACACTCCTGCCATCGGGAGTGCCATTAGTGAAAGTGAATTGGAAGGGTATATGATTGATGCTAACGTGCTTCACACGCTTTACCGCCAAGAACAGGCCTATCAAGACTATGTGTTTTCTCTTTTTTCTATTAGATTGGAGGAGTTTACGGAACTTGTGGAAGACATTCGCTTTAAAAAACTCGATGAACGCTTGATGCAATGGCTCCAAGATACACCTGAGCAAACCCTCACCATCACCCATGAAAAACTTGCTTCTCATATTGGCACTTCAAGAGAAGTGGTTAGTCGTTTGTTAAAAACCCTCGAAAAAGAAGGGGTGATAACCCTTTCGCGAGGAAAAATCACCAAATGCCCTGTCCAAAAAAGTTCTTTTTTAAAATGGTTTTGA
- a CDS encoding c-type cytochrome → MKKKFTLVFLLIAGGSSLAFAQGEQLFNSPTLGGSKNDASCVTCHAGGEGLNAPLFDRKEYVMMGQTFSTLEDIVNMCIQMPLEGKAIDPNGAEMKHLLNYMKTLTK, encoded by the coding sequence ATGAAGAAGAAATTCACCCTCGTTTTTTTACTTATAGCAGGAGGCAGTTCGCTTGCTTTTGCCCAAGGCGAACAATTGTTCAACAGCCCCACACTTGGCGGCAGTAAAAACGACGCCTCCTGCGTGACCTGTCACGCAGGAGGCGAAGGCCTCAATGCGCCACTTTTTGATAGAAAAGAGTACGTGATGATGGGGCAAACATTTAGCACGCTTGAAGATATTGTCAACATGTGTATTCAAATGCCCCTTGAAGGAAAGGCCATTGACCCCAACGGAGCAGAAATGAAACATCTTTTAAACTACATGAAGACGTTAACAAAATAG
- a CDS encoding YgaP family membrane protein — MTCGIKKPSRAFRISAGVIIVTLGLIFQSYWGLLGLVPIVFGALNYCPLCNVKHYIVKWRN; from the coding sequence ATGACATGTGGGATTAAAAAACCAAGCAGAGCCTTTCGCATCAGCGCAGGCGTGATAATCGTCACGCTTGGCCTGATTTTTCAGAGCTATTGGGGTCTTTTGGGGCTTGTGCCTATTGTGTTTGGCGCTCTAAATTATTGCCCGTTGTGTAACGTAAAACACTACATAGTAAAGTGGCGAAACTAA
- a CDS encoding FAD-dependent oxidoreductase, producing MNRRDALKLSVLGAAAVVTNGVAKENEAQKTSVAPLAHPLNGKARVAIIGGGYAGLSVAKAIREHNKEAEIVIFESKNVFASCPYSNLWIGGVEGTSYEELLFSPLEPAITYGYEVVNEKVIAIDRKAKTLTTLGNTYAYTLLVLATGIEYDYAPFGLDAEEARACRTLFPASYTGGEEQLTLKKKVENFTEGVFVITVPKGAYRCPPAPYERAALIASYFQAKGRKAKVVLLDPRDKPTTKSKGFLEAFAKYEGYLEYLPTSNITNIDLAKKVVAYDVFDVNTKQFVKQTLAFDDANIIPANKASALLTGAGLAVTSTGWGRVVAPGFQSVSDPDVYIVGDVLGEYPFPKSAQMANSCGLIAGEQIGRRLSGRDPRVGAELPANVCYSMVSPTTAIAVTHQAYLEEKSVKVKAELFENADEATAVATKDWYKGITASIFS from the coding sequence ATGAATCGTAGAGACGCATTAAAGTTAAGTGTATTGGGCGCAGCGGCAGTGGTGACTAACGGTGTTGCCAAAGAAAATGAAGCACAAAAAACGTCAGTAGCGCCCCTAGCACACCCTCTTAATGGGAAGGCGCGTGTGGCCATCATCGGTGGAGGGTATGCAGGACTTAGTGTGGCCAAGGCCATCCGCGAGCACAATAAAGAGGCCGAGATTGTGATTTTTGAGTCTAAAAACGTCTTTGCCTCGTGCCCTTACAGCAACTTGTGGATCGGGGGCGTAGAGGGCACAAGCTATGAAGAGTTGTTGTTTTCGCCCTTGGAGCCCGCCATTACTTACGGCTACGAAGTGGTCAACGAAAAAGTCATTGCCATCGACCGCAAGGCCAAAACCCTCACAACCCTTGGAAACACGTACGCGTACACCCTGCTAGTCCTTGCCACCGGGATTGAGTACGATTACGCACCTTTTGGGCTAGACGCCGAGGAAGCCAGAGCGTGCCGCACGTTGTTTCCTGCCAGTTACACCGGCGGCGAAGAGCAATTGACCTTAAAGAAAAAAGTGGAAAACTTTACAGAAGGGGTCTTTGTCATCACCGTGCCCAAAGGCGCGTATCGTTGCCCTCCTGCACCCTATGAGCGTGCTGCGCTGATTGCTAGCTATTTTCAAGCCAAGGGACGCAAGGCCAAGGTGGTGCTTTTAGACCCAAGAGACAAGCCAACTACGAAATCTAAGGGCTTTTTGGAAGCGTTTGCGAAGTATGAAGGGTATTTAGAATACCTGCCTACGAGCAACATTACAAACATTGACCTTGCCAAAAAAGTCGTCGCTTACGATGTCTTTGATGTGAACACGAAGCAGTTTGTGAAACAAACCTTGGCCTTTGATGATGCCAATATCATCCCCGCCAACAAAGCCAGTGCTTTGTTAACTGGAGCAGGCCTTGCAGTGACAAGCACGGGATGGGGCAGAGTCGTGGCTCCAGGGTTTCAAAGCGTGAGTGACCCTGATGTGTACATCGTAGGCGACGTGCTTGGGGAGTACCCCTTTCCCAAAAGTGCCCAAATGGCAAACTCGTGCGGGCTCATTGCGGGCGAGCAGATTGGGCGACGTTTGAGCGGGCGTGACCCACGCGTGGGCGCGGAGCTTCCTGCGAATGTGTGCTACTCTATGGTCAGTCCAACCACAGCCATCGCCGTGACGCACCAAGCCTACTTAGAGGAAAAATCTGTTAAAGTAAAAGCCGAACTTTTTGAAAATGCCGACGAAGCTACGGCTGTTGCTACCAAAGATTGGTACAAGGGCATTACGGCAAGTATTTTTTCCTAA
- a CDS encoding LysE family translocator has translation MEFFLVAWAHFLALLSPGPDFFLIIQTALRLPLRYAFGVCLGIALGNGVYIALALSSAALLTQHETFFVVVRSLGGVYLCYIGWHLLRAPKVRESASKALHVKAWGKHVALGFGSAVLNPKNALFYWVLFGAMVSPDTGMQMRLWYGVWMVAVVLGWDMVVALLAGNRHTKARLYGAIGWIQKGSGVVLGLFGLGLLVGL, from the coding sequence ATGGAATTTTTCTTGGTAGCATGGGCGCATTTTTTGGCGTTGTTGAGTCCTGGGCCTGATTTTTTTCTCATCATCCAAACAGCCTTGCGGCTTCCGTTGCGCTATGCCTTTGGGGTGTGCTTGGGGATTGCCTTGGGCAATGGGGTGTATATCGCCTTGGCGCTCAGTAGTGCGGCACTGTTGACCCAGCACGAAACCTTTTTTGTAGTGGTGCGAAGCCTTGGTGGGGTCTATTTGTGTTACATCGGATGGCATCTTTTGCGCGCGCCAAAAGTGCGTGAGAGTGCTAGCAAAGCCTTACATGTAAAGGCATGGGGAAAACACGTGGCCCTTGGGTTTGGCTCTGCGGTGCTTAACCCTAAAAATGCTCTGTTTTATTGGGTGTTGTTCGGGGCGATGGTAAGCCCAGATACGGGGATGCAAATGCGTCTTTGGTACGGGGTGTGGATGGTGGCGGTGGTGCTTGGGTGGGACATGGTGGTGGCACTTCTTGCGGGTAATCGCCACACTAAAGCACGTTTGTATGGGGCAATAGGGTGGATTCAAAAAGGCTCAGGCGTGGTGCTTGGCCTTTTTGGGTTGGGACTTTTGGTGGGGCTATAG
- a CDS encoding AraC family transcriptional regulator: MQAGTLPFAEARFATRSFEHFKSHLHQRLSIGAVLEGEVEFTLGEKAFTLQSGTLALINPHVLHACNPSPSKPRTYGMLYLDTAWCASLQGREVFAPFQTSLLEDASLVAHYFDTLTTLLDPKGFRMEKEEKLTEFFGALLERVRFLPAMPSTPCIARAQEMLTCNLEEELPLETLAHAAGGSVYGLIRAFKASVGVTPHAFRLNCRIEAARRYLQQGRVIAEVAQMCGFYDQSHFHHHFKAFTTQTPKAYQRNFLQDLKA; this comes from the coding sequence GTGCAAGCGGGCACCTTGCCTTTTGCGGAAGCGCGGTTTGCGACCCGCAGTTTTGAACATTTTAAATCCCATCTACACCAACGTCTTAGCATCGGGGCGGTGCTTGAGGGCGAGGTGGAGTTTACGTTAGGAGAGAAAGCGTTTACGCTACAAAGCGGCACGTTAGCCCTCATCAACCCCCACGTGCTTCATGCGTGCAATCCTTCTCCTTCTAAACCCCGCACGTACGGGATGCTTTACCTCGACACCGCGTGGTGCGCGTCCTTGCAAGGACGTGAAGTGTTTGCCCCTTTTCAAACCTCACTCCTTGAAGATGCTTCGTTGGTAGCGCACTATTTTGACACCCTTACCACCTTGCTAGACCCCAAGGGGTTTAGGATGGAAAAAGAGGAAAAACTGACGGAGTTTTTTGGCGCGTTGCTAGAGCGCGTGCGCTTTTTACCCGCAATGCCCAGTACTCCTTGCATAGCGCGGGCGCAAGAGATGCTTACATGTAACCTAGAAGAAGAGTTGCCCCTTGAAACGCTTGCCCACGCGGCGGGTGGGAGTGTGTACGGGTTGATTCGTGCTTTTAAAGCCAGTGTTGGGGTCACGCCCCACGCCTTTAGGCTCAACTGCCGCATCGAGGCGGCGCGCCGCTACCTCCAGCAAGGCCGCGTCATCGCCGAGGTTGCCCAAATGTGCGGTTTTTACGACCAAAGCCATTTTCACCACCACTTCAAAGCCTTCACCACCCAAACCCCCAAAGCCTACCAACGCAATTTTTTACAAGATTTAAAAGCCTAG